The Chaetodon trifascialis isolate fChaTrf1 chromosome 16, fChaTrf1.hap1, whole genome shotgun sequence genome includes a region encoding these proteins:
- the LOC139344996 gene encoding LOW QUALITY PROTEIN: sodium-dependent phosphate transport protein 2A-like (The sequence of the model RefSeq protein was modified relative to this genomic sequence to represent the inferred CDS: substituted 1 base at 1 genomic stop codon): MELKTVVSALCKIPLLFLLLYLFVCSLDILSSAFQLAGGRVAGDIFQENAILSNPVAGLVVGILVTVLVQSSSTSTSIIVSLVSSGLLDVQSAIPIIMGSNIGTSVTNTIVALMQAGERDEFERAFAGATVHDCFNWLSVLVLLPLEAASGLLRRMSQAVVDTLQLNTGEEAPELLKVLTEPLTQTIIQLDRSVIAAIATGDHNVRNKSLVKQWCQTTTKKVLVSYSVNYKCTNCVTNVVYLFIXQDNETSWGTHNLSEHTQKCWHLFVDCSLSDLAIGLILLACSLLVLCSCLILLVKLLNSLLKGHVASAINKVVNTDFPFPFTWLAGYVALLVGAGMTFLVQSSSVFTSAITPLIGIGVISIERAYPLTLGSNLGTTTTATLAALASPGDKLAAATQVALCHFFFNLFGILLWYPIPATRLPIRMACALGNRTARYRWFAVLYLLLCFLVLPSLVFALSMAGWKVMTGIGVPIITIVISVATVNMLQAHRPDCLPLRLQNWDYLPVWMTSLQPLDNIVTKVTLLCRQGRGWSFKRNDGQVTSLEGITVNPERKVKEKQQQSEEGREIDQSWQKQRGLDKPGSCHLQCNQEHCRDNNVLNQAAVCSLKKKNEDTLLSSTHL; this comes from the exons ATGGAACTGAAAACAGTAGTATCGGCACTCTGCAAAATCCCgctcctctttctgctcctgtACCTCTTCGTGTGCTCCCTTGACATTTTAAGCTCTGCTTTCCAACTAGCTGGAG GCAGGGTAGCAGGAGACATCTTCCAGGAAAATGCCATCCTGTCTAACCCAGTGGCAGGGCTGGTAGTGGGAATACTGGTGACAGTGTTAGTCCAGAGCTCATCCACCTCTACCTCCATCATAGTCAGCCTTGTCTCTTCTGGTT TGCTGGATGTCCAGTCAGCCATTCCTATCATCATGGGTTCCAACATTGGAACATCTGTCACGAACACCATTGTTGCTCTAATGCAGGCTGGGGAGAGAGATGAGTTTGAAAG GGCATTTGCTGGAGCTACAGTCCATGACTGTTTCAACTGGCTGTCTGTTTTGGTGCTTCTCCCTCTGGAAGCTGCGAGCGGGCTGTTGAGGCGAATGTCACAGGCTGTGGTTGACACCCTGCAGCTCAATACTGGAGAAGAAGCTCCTGAACTCCTTAAAGTCCTCACTGAGCCACTCACCCAAACTATCATCCAG ctggATCGTTCAGTCATTGCAGCCATTGCTACAGGAGACCACAATGTGAGGAACAAGAGCCTGGTGAAGCAGTGGTGTCAAACCACAACCAAGAAGGTACTGGTATCAtacagtgt AAACTACAAGTGTACTAACTGTGTTACTAATGTTGTTTACCTGTTTATCTGACAGGACAATGAAACATCCTGGGGAACACACAACCTTTCAGAACATACACAGAAAT GTTGGCATCTCTTTGTGGACTGCTCTTTGTCAGACTTGGCTATAGGTCTGATCCTCCTGGCTTGCTCCCTTTTGGTGCTGTGCAGCTGCCTGATATTGCTGGTTAAACTACTCAACTCCCTGCTGAAGGGCCATGTGGCCAGTGCTATTAATAAAGTTGTTAATACAG ATTTCCCCTTCCCTTTTACCTGGCTGGCAGGTTATGTGGCTCTACTCGTGGGAGCGGGCATGACCTTTCTGGTTCAGAGTAGTTCTGTCTTCACCTCTGCGATCACTCCTCTCATAG GGATTGGTGTGATCAGTATTGAAAGAGCCTATCCTTTAACCCTCGGGTCCAACCTCGGAACCACTACAACAGCTACACTGGCAGCCCTGGCTAGTCCAGGAGATAAGCTAGCTGCTGCCACACAG GTTGCATTatgtcattttttctttaacCTCTTTGGTATCCTGCTGTGGTATCCTATACCAGCCACGCGCCTACCCATACGTATGGCCTGTGCTCTTGGTAATCGCACTGCCAG gtaccgCTGGTTTGCTGTTCTGTAcctccttctctgcttcctgGTGCTCCCATCCCTCGTGTTTGCCCTCTCCATGGCCGGGTGGAAGGTGATGACCGGGATTGGTGTACCAATCATTACAATAGTCATATCTGTGGCAACAGTAAACATGCTCCAGGCACATAGACCTGATTGTTTGCCGCTTAGACTGCAGAACTGGGACTATCTTCCTGTTTGGATGACCTCGCTTCAGCCCCTCGATAATATTGTCACCAAGGTGACCCTGTTGTGCAGGCAGGGAAGAG GTTGGTCTTTCAAGCGAAATGATGGTCAGGTAACATCACTGGAGGGCATTACTGTCAACCCTGAGAgaaaagtcaaagaaaaacagcaacagagtGAGGAAGGACGGGAGATTGATCAGAGCTGGCAGAAACAAAGAGGACTGGACAAACCTGGATCTTGTCATCTACAATGCAATCAGgaacactgcagagacaatAATGTATTGAACCAGGCTGCAGTTTGCTCCTTGAAGAAAAAGAATGAGGAcactctgctgagcagcactcACCTGTAG